The following coding sequences lie in one Kribbella sp. NBC_00709 genomic window:
- a CDS encoding MFS transporter, translating to MHQSVARQTGYLPGDPEYRKLSVALFAAGLATFALLYSTQPLLPELVDAFHVSPSQSAFSVSFATFGLGLALLVAGPASEVLGRTNLMRWSVAATTAFALLSAFAPTWHTLLALRGLQGVAMAGLPAVAMAYLREEVHQDSHARASGLYIAGTAVGGMAGRLIAGGLSDLGGWRFATGGIAAVGVLCAAVVWLLLPASRNFRPSPARPDSRVLRDPALLALYGIAATAVGAFVAVYNGAVFRLSGSPYQLSAGAAGLVFCVYLLGSAGSATAGTLADRYGRRTVVPVGCLITLAGVAITLAAPLPLIVLGLAVMTAGFFAVHGVASGWVPARAHASGVGTGQASSMYLFSFYLGSSVFGGLAGTAWSRYGWIGVAGEAAALFVVTFILAILLKNVPSKVPN from the coding sequence ATGCACCAGTCCGTCGCTCGCCAGACCGGGTACCTGCCCGGAGACCCGGAATACCGCAAGCTCTCGGTCGCGCTGTTCGCGGCTGGACTGGCCACGTTCGCTCTCCTCTACAGCACGCAGCCGTTGCTGCCCGAGCTCGTCGACGCCTTCCACGTCTCCCCCAGCCAGAGTGCGTTCAGCGTGTCGTTCGCCACGTTCGGCCTGGGTCTCGCGCTCCTGGTCGCCGGTCCGGCGTCTGAAGTACTCGGGCGGACCAATCTGATGCGCTGGTCGGTCGCAGCGACCACCGCGTTCGCGCTGCTCAGCGCGTTCGCTCCGACGTGGCACACGCTGCTGGCACTACGAGGTCTGCAGGGAGTCGCGATGGCCGGCCTGCCGGCGGTCGCGATGGCCTATCTGCGCGAGGAGGTGCACCAGGACAGCCACGCGCGAGCCAGCGGCCTCTACATCGCTGGTACGGCGGTTGGCGGGATGGCCGGACGCCTCATCGCGGGCGGGTTGTCGGACCTCGGCGGCTGGCGGTTCGCGACCGGTGGGATCGCCGCGGTCGGCGTACTGTGCGCAGCGGTCGTCTGGCTGCTCCTCCCGGCGTCGCGGAACTTCCGCCCCAGCCCCGCGCGGCCGGACAGCCGGGTACTCCGTGATCCTGCGCTGCTCGCGCTCTATGGCATCGCCGCAACGGCGGTGGGGGCATTTGTCGCCGTCTACAACGGAGCGGTCTTCCGGCTGTCCGGCTCGCCGTACCAACTGAGTGCCGGAGCGGCGGGGCTGGTCTTCTGTGTCTATCTGCTCGGGTCGGCGGGTTCAGCGACGGCAGGAACGCTCGCGGACCGCTACGGCAGGCGGACCGTGGTCCCGGTTGGGTGCCTGATCACGCTGGCCGGGGTGGCGATCACGCTGGCCGCTCCGCTGCCGCTCATCGTGCTCGGGCTGGCTGTCATGACAGCGGGGTTCTTCGCCGTGCACGGCGTGGCCAGTGGATGGGTGCCGGCACGAGCGCATGCGAGTGGAGTCGGGACCGGGCAGGCGTCGAGCATGTACCTCTTCTCCTTCTACCTGGGGTCCTCGGTGTTCGGAGGACTCGCAGGTACGGCGTGGAGCCGCTACGGGTGGATCGGTGTCGCAGGAGAGGCTGCCGCGCTGTTCGTCGTGACGTTCATCCTGGCGATCTTGCTCAAGAACGTGCCCAGCAAGGTGCCAAACTAG
- a CDS encoding glycoside hydrolase family 18 protein, giving the protein MKRISLAIAAIAAVVIALLTAQAASAAGVSATFTKVSDWGTGFEGKVTVTNGTTSSLSTWSVALDFPSGYTVTSTWDANHTSNGQTHTFTPPSWAGPLAPGATVSFGFNGSPGNFAGLAACRLNGGSCSGGGGGTAPGAPTGLSGTASGTSVNLSWSAASGATSYNVYRNGSKVGSPSGTSYTDSGLSANTSYSYQVSASNSAGEGPMSSSVSVTTGTGGGNTGTKQAAPYLYMGWGDPPSPATVMNATGIKWFTMAFVLSGGGCSPAWDSTRPLQGGADANAIAAIRAAGGDVVPSFGGWSGNKLGPNCSTPEALAGAYQQVINAYNLKAIDIDIENSDEFENEAVQDRILNALKIVKQNNPGIQTIVTFGTSTTGPTYYGNRLIDQSKALGANIDIFTLMPFDFGSSNIYNDTVGASQGLNNKLKSTFGWSTAEAYAHQGISGMNGLSDQQEMTSTATWQNITSWAKSNGLGRLAFWSVNRDRGCAGGGVVSNCSGIAQGDWDFTRITAGF; this is encoded by the coding sequence ATGAAACGCATCTCTCTGGCGATAGCGGCCATCGCGGCCGTCGTCATCGCTCTGCTGACCGCACAGGCGGCCAGCGCGGCAGGAGTCTCTGCCACCTTCACCAAAGTGTCCGACTGGGGCACCGGCTTCGAGGGCAAGGTGACCGTCACCAACGGCACCACCAGCTCTCTCAGCACCTGGTCGGTCGCGCTGGACTTCCCGTCCGGCTATACCGTCACCAGCACGTGGGACGCCAACCACACCAGCAATGGACAGACGCACACGTTCACCCCACCGAGCTGGGCTGGACCGCTCGCACCTGGCGCGACGGTCAGCTTCGGCTTCAACGGCAGCCCGGGCAACTTCGCCGGACTCGCCGCCTGCCGACTGAACGGCGGCTCGTGCTCGGGCGGCGGGGGCGGCACTGCCCCTGGCGCACCTACAGGCCTGTCCGGTACGGCGTCAGGTACGTCGGTGAACCTGTCCTGGTCCGCGGCATCGGGCGCCACCAGCTACAACGTCTACCGCAACGGCAGCAAGGTGGGCTCGCCCAGCGGCACGTCCTACACGGACTCCGGCCTCAGCGCCAACACGTCGTACTCGTACCAGGTGAGTGCGTCCAACAGCGCCGGTGAAGGACCGATGAGCAGCAGCGTCTCGGTCACGACCGGCACCGGTGGCGGGAACACGGGTACCAAGCAGGCCGCGCCGTACCTGTACATGGGCTGGGGAGACCCACCGAGCCCGGCGACCGTCATGAACGCGACCGGGATCAAGTGGTTCACCATGGCCTTCGTCCTGTCGGGCGGCGGCTGCAGCCCGGCCTGGGACAGCACCCGGCCTCTGCAAGGCGGTGCGGACGCCAACGCGATCGCGGCGATCCGGGCAGCCGGCGGTGACGTCGTACCGTCGTTCGGCGGCTGGAGCGGCAACAAGCTCGGCCCGAACTGCAGCACGCCCGAGGCGCTGGCCGGCGCGTACCAGCAGGTCATCAACGCCTACAACCTGAAGGCGATCGACATCGACATCGAGAACTCCGACGAGTTCGAGAACGAGGCCGTCCAGGACCGGATCCTCAACGCGCTGAAGATCGTCAAGCAGAACAACCCCGGTATCCAGACCATCGTCACGTTCGGTACGTCGACCACCGGCCCGACGTACTACGGCAACCGGCTGATCGACCAGTCGAAGGCGCTCGGCGCGAACATCGACATCTTCACGCTGATGCCGTTCGACTTCGGCAGCTCGAACATCTACAACGACACGGTCGGCGCGTCCCAGGGCCTGAACAACAAGCTGAAGTCGACCTTCGGCTGGTCCACCGCGGAGGCGTACGCGCACCAGGGCATCTCCGGCATGAACGGTCTGTCCGACCAGCAGGAGATGACGTCGACCGCGACCTGGCAGAACATCACCAGCTGGGCCAAGAGCAACGGGCTCGGCCGGCTGGCGTTCTGGTCGGTGAACCGCGACCGCGGTTGTGCCGGCGGCGGTGTGGTCTCGAACTGCAGCGGCATCGCCCAGGGCGACTGGGACTTCACCCGCATCACCGCGGGTTTCTAG
- a CDS encoding helix-turn-helix domain-containing protein, producing the protein MHSYRPAPVLEALGVCSEDEQLYRALLARPESTATDLTAFVDWPANRVGRHLRSLLSLGLASRTPGRPARYLPAVPEAAVELLALRKQAAIVEARLGASVLTAEFRQPDAFTAIRGAEAIAQRFYQAQQCAQDEVLVLDRMPYAVEPRRAHGVTYRTIYDMASLSEPGDLVAARSAGCCRMLRDVPLKLIVVDRRTALLPTALDVVVELGPSSLLDALLRLFDLLWQQASPLTPAVSEGPLSPEDRQLLSLAAAGLTDQAIARRLGVAQRTVERRMQRILKALDATTRFQAGLRAGQRGLLV; encoded by the coding sequence ATGCACAGCTATCGACCGGCTCCCGTGCTGGAGGCGCTCGGTGTCTGCTCGGAGGACGAGCAGCTCTACCGGGCGCTTCTGGCCCGCCCGGAGTCCACTGCCACTGACCTGACCGCGTTCGTCGACTGGCCCGCCAACCGGGTCGGCCGTCACCTCCGGTCCCTGCTGTCGCTCGGCCTGGCGTCGCGTACGCCAGGCCGACCGGCCCGCTACCTACCCGCAGTACCGGAGGCTGCGGTCGAGTTACTCGCGCTCCGGAAGCAGGCCGCGATCGTCGAGGCCCGGCTGGGTGCTTCGGTGCTGACCGCCGAGTTTCGGCAACCGGATGCGTTCACGGCCATCCGGGGCGCCGAGGCGATCGCGCAGCGGTTCTACCAGGCGCAGCAGTGCGCGCAGGACGAGGTACTCGTGCTCGACCGGATGCCGTACGCCGTGGAGCCTCGTCGGGCGCATGGTGTGACGTACCGGACGATCTACGACATGGCGTCGTTGTCGGAGCCTGGCGACCTGGTCGCAGCTCGATCGGCGGGCTGCTGCCGGATGTTGCGCGACGTCCCGCTCAAGCTGATCGTCGTCGACCGCCGGACTGCCCTGCTGCCGACTGCCTTGGATGTTGTCGTAGAGCTTGGGCCGTCAAGTCTCCTCGATGCCCTGCTCCGGCTCTTCGATCTCCTCTGGCAGCAGGCGAGTCCACTCACCCCGGCTGTCTCCGAGGGTCCGCTGTCGCCGGAGGACCGGCAGCTGCTGTCGCTGGCCGCAGCCGGTCTGACAGACCAAGCCATTGCTCGCCGTCTAGGAGTGGCTCAGCGAACCGTAGAACGCCGAATGCAACGCATCCTGAAGGCCCTCGACGCCACTACCCGCTTCCAGGCCGGACTGCGCGCCGGCCAACGCGGACTGCTCGTCTAG
- a CDS encoding aminoacyl-tRNA deacylase → MTKATDAADQLGLTYDVTRHGRVNSLEEAAAARGIEPARLIKTIVVRLSDDDYRFVLVPGDREIAWPKLRALLGVNRISMPDKDTAFDVTGYVRGTITPLGSTHAWPVIADERITGTISIGGGDHGVGITVDAQALAKALNATVADVTD, encoded by the coding sequence GTGACGAAGGCGACGGATGCGGCTGACCAGTTGGGGCTCACCTACGATGTGACCAGGCACGGCCGGGTGAACTCGTTGGAGGAGGCTGCGGCGGCGCGGGGTATCGAGCCGGCACGGCTGATCAAGACGATCGTGGTGCGGTTGTCCGATGACGACTACCGGTTCGTGCTGGTGCCGGGCGACCGCGAGATCGCATGGCCCAAGCTGCGGGCTCTGCTCGGCGTGAACCGGATCTCGATGCCGGACAAGGACACCGCGTTCGACGTCACCGGTTACGTCCGCGGCACGATCACACCGCTCGGCAGCACACACGCCTGGCCGGTGATCGCAGACGAGCGGATCACCGGCACGATCTCCATCGGCGGTGGGGACCACGGCGTCGGCATCACCGTGGACGCCCAGGCGCTTGCCAAGGCTCTGAACGCAACGGTGGCCGACGTCACCGACTAG
- a CDS encoding LysR family transcriptional regulator, producing the protein MHVEDLRWFAVLAETEHLTEAAAALGTSQPNLSRSLQRVERAFGVALFERERRGVRLNPYGRLVLEAARASTTAVDTARRRIDALVDPESGTVRLAFLHSVATSLMPDLLKAFRADAPNIGFALRQEPAHDIVQDLETGEAEIAIIAPRPDPSRFGWHLLERQRLCLHVPPGHALASRHRVELEEVRDEPFVALQPGFGFQRVTDRLCQAAGFTPRLAFRATDLATIDSLVGAGLGVAILPAGAVRGNDSGAVSVPLAGVHARREIGMSWRLSTPLTPAAERFRTFVRSRPVTSS; encoded by the coding sequence ATGCATGTCGAGGATCTGCGGTGGTTCGCCGTACTCGCGGAGACCGAGCACCTGACCGAGGCCGCCGCTGCACTGGGGACCAGCCAGCCGAATCTGTCCCGGTCGCTGCAGCGGGTCGAGCGCGCTTTCGGGGTGGCGTTGTTCGAGCGGGAGCGCCGCGGGGTGCGGCTGAATCCGTACGGCCGGCTTGTACTGGAGGCCGCACGGGCCTCGACGACGGCGGTCGACACCGCTCGGCGGCGGATAGATGCGCTGGTGGACCCGGAGTCCGGCACCGTGCGGCTGGCCTTCCTGCACTCGGTCGCGACCAGTCTGATGCCTGACCTGCTGAAGGCCTTCCGTGCGGACGCGCCGAACATCGGGTTCGCGCTGCGGCAGGAGCCGGCGCACGACATCGTCCAGGACCTCGAGACCGGTGAGGCCGAGATCGCGATCATCGCACCCCGGCCGGACCCCTCCCGCTTCGGCTGGCATCTCCTCGAGCGGCAGAGGCTGTGTCTGCACGTGCCGCCCGGGCACGCCCTGGCTTCTCGGCATCGAGTCGAGCTGGAGGAGGTACGAGACGAGCCGTTCGTCGCGCTCCAGCCCGGCTTCGGCTTCCAGCGGGTGACGGATCGGCTGTGCCAAGCGGCGGGATTCACCCCGCGGTTGGCGTTCCGGGCGACCGACCTCGCCACGATCGACAGCCTGGTCGGCGCGGGTCTCGGTGTGGCGATCCTGCCGGCGGGTGCCGTGCGCGGGAACGACAGCGGCGCGGTCTCCGTACCGTTGGCCGGCGTACACGCGCGGCGTGAGATCGGGATGTCATGGCGGTTGAGTACGCCGTTGACGCCCGCGGCGGAGCGTTTCCGGACGTTCGTCCGATCCCGGCCGGTCACGTCCAGCTGA
- a CDS encoding glycosyl hydrolase family 18 protein, whose translation MSRLRLLAATSAVAATALLTAAGVSLAGPDAATTASAATTAQASSGGVKTAYFTQWGIYANAFYPKNLITTGAAAKLDFLNYAFANIDPANHTCFMANKAASQDENNPNAGDGAGDAFADYGKSYGADISVDGVGDVWNQPIQGNFNQLKKLKAKYPNLKILISIGGWTYSKYFSDAASTDAKRKALVSSCVNMFLKGDLPVIDGFGGAGSAAGIFDGVDIDWEYPGSPNGHVGNHYSAADKQNFTLLLAEFRAQLDAYGSQTGKRYYLTAATPAGQDKIATIETNKIGQYLDYNNVMTYDMHGGWEATGPTNFQDPLYTAPNDPSNPIPPGQGKYSVDSAVKAWTTGDSAYGIPGGFPANKLSIGYPFYYRGWKGVPATANGKYQTATGPADGHALSGNVPGVSFYKELTGFVDNPSSTYFDDATKSSWFYSNGTFWSGDNAQSIKAKADYQHCNGLAGAMMYSLEALDPGVTLFNNVVDAVNADTAGCSGPPTTPPTTPPTTPPTTPPTTPPTTPPTTPPTTPPTTPPTSATPWAPNTTYATGALVTYNGVTYKCIQGHTSLTGWEPPNVPALWGQV comes from the coding sequence ATGAGTCGATTACGCCTGCTCGCCGCCACCTCAGCCGTCGCGGCCACCGCCCTGCTCACCGCCGCCGGCGTCTCCCTCGCCGGCCCGGACGCCGCCACCACCGCCAGCGCCGCCACCACGGCCCAGGCGAGCAGCGGTGGCGTCAAGACGGCGTACTTCACCCAGTGGGGTATCTACGCCAACGCCTTCTATCCAAAGAACCTGATCACCACCGGCGCGGCCGCCAAGCTGGACTTCCTGAACTACGCCTTCGCGAACATCGATCCGGCCAACCACACCTGCTTCATGGCCAACAAGGCCGCGTCGCAGGACGAGAACAACCCGAACGCCGGTGACGGCGCCGGTGACGCGTTCGCCGACTACGGCAAGTCGTACGGCGCGGACATCAGCGTCGACGGGGTCGGGGACGTGTGGAACCAGCCGATCCAGGGGAACTTCAACCAGCTCAAGAAGCTGAAGGCGAAGTACCCGAACCTGAAGATCCTGATCTCGATCGGCGGCTGGACGTACTCGAAGTACTTCTCCGACGCCGCCTCGACCGACGCCAAGCGCAAGGCCCTCGTCAGCTCCTGCGTGAACATGTTCCTCAAGGGCGACCTGCCGGTCATCGACGGCTTCGGCGGCGCCGGTTCGGCGGCCGGGATCTTCGACGGTGTCGACATCGACTGGGAGTACCCGGGCTCGCCGAACGGTCACGTCGGCAACCACTACAGCGCTGCCGACAAGCAGAACTTCACCTTGCTGCTGGCCGAGTTCCGCGCCCAGCTCGATGCGTACGGCAGCCAGACCGGCAAGCGGTACTACCTGACCGCCGCGACACCGGCCGGCCAGGACAAGATCGCCACGATCGAGACCAACAAGATCGGGCAGTACCTGGACTACAACAACGTGATGACGTACGACATGCACGGCGGCTGGGAGGCCACCGGGCCGACCAACTTCCAGGACCCGCTCTACACAGCGCCGAACGACCCCAGTAACCCGATCCCACCAGGTCAGGGCAAGTACTCGGTCGACTCCGCGGTGAAGGCGTGGACGACGGGCGACTCGGCGTACGGCATCCCTGGCGGGTTCCCGGCGAACAAGCTGAGCATCGGATATCCCTTCTACTACAGGGGATGGAAGGGTGTGCCGGCCACAGCCAACGGCAAGTACCAGACCGCGACCGGACCGGCCGACGGACATGCACTGAGCGGCAACGTGCCAGGTGTCTCGTTCTACAAGGAGCTCACCGGCTTCGTCGACAACCCGTCGAGCACGTACTTCGACGACGCCACGAAGTCGTCGTGGTTCTACAGCAACGGCACGTTCTGGTCCGGTGACAACGCTCAGTCGATCAAGGCCAAGGCCGACTACCAGCACTGCAACGGGCTGGCCGGCGCGATGATGTACTCCCTCGAGGCACTCGACCCCGGCGTCACCCTCTTCAACAACGTGGTCGACGCGGTCAACGCCGACACCGCCGGCTGCAGCGGCCCCCCGACGACACCGCCCACCACGCCGCCGACCACACCTCCCACAACACCGCCCACGACTCCCCCGACCACGCCGCCCACCACGCCGCCCACCACGCCGCCGACAACGCCGCCCACATCGGCCACTCCGTGGGCGCCGAACACGACGTACGCGACAGGTGCGCTGGTGACCTACAACGGCGTCACCTACAAGTGCATCCAGGGCCACACTTCCCTGACCGGCTGGGAGCCACCGAACGTCCCCGCACTCTGGGGCCAGGTCTGA
- a CDS encoding chitinase produces MKPPAYRPQAAVVISLLAVLMAFLAPGAASAATNLVTNAGFESGSLSGWSCPAGGVTTSAPHSGTYALQATPSGSDIAQCSQSIAVQPNTAYTLSAWVKGSNVYLGVDGGLSTWTTSSGWSQLTVPFTTGASATSVTIYVHSWYALPAYQADDVVLDGPGGTQDTTPPSTPGGLVVGSPTSSSLKLNWSAASDANGIDHYDVVRGTAAAQSVGNVTSWTATGLTASTTYSFKVRACDPSGNCSPYGAAVSGTTSEGGTNPPVGSLPAHVLTGYWQNFNNGATVQTISDVPAAYDLIAVAFADADASRPGGITFNLDSAGLGGYTVAQFKADIAAKQAAGKKVILSIGGQNGTISVADPTAAANFASSALSVLREYGFDGIDIDLENGVNSQYMGQALRSLQSQFGSGLVITMAPQTIDMQSTSFEYFKLALAIKDILTIVNVQYYNSGSMNGCDGQVYSQGSVDFITAQACIMLQGGLRPDQVGLGLPASSQAAGSGYVSPTVVNNALDCLTRGTGCGNYRPSSPWPSLRGAMTWSTNWDASNGNQFANQVGGHVHSLP; encoded by the coding sequence ATGAAACCGCCTGCGTACCGCCCCCAGGCAGCGGTCGTCATCAGCCTGCTCGCCGTACTCATGGCCTTCCTGGCCCCCGGCGCCGCGTCCGCGGCGACCAATCTCGTCACGAACGCCGGCTTCGAGTCCGGCTCCCTGTCCGGCTGGTCCTGTCCGGCCGGCGGCGTCACGACGTCGGCGCCGCACTCCGGCACGTACGCCCTCCAGGCGACTCCGAGCGGGAGTGACATCGCCCAGTGCTCACAGTCGATAGCGGTCCAGCCCAATACGGCGTACACGCTGTCGGCGTGGGTCAAGGGATCGAATGTCTACCTCGGCGTGGATGGCGGTCTCAGTACGTGGACAACCAGTTCCGGTTGGAGCCAGCTGACCGTGCCGTTCACCACGGGCGCTTCGGCGACGTCGGTGACGATCTACGTCCACAGTTGGTACGCGCTTCCGGCGTACCAGGCCGACGACGTCGTACTGGACGGCCCAGGTGGGACCCAGGACACGACGCCGCCGTCGACTCCCGGTGGTCTGGTGGTCGGCAGTCCGACCTCGAGCTCGCTGAAGCTGAACTGGTCCGCCGCGTCCGACGCGAACGGCATCGACCACTACGACGTGGTCCGTGGGACCGCCGCCGCACAGAGCGTCGGCAACGTCACGAGCTGGACTGCGACCGGACTCACCGCGTCGACGACGTACTCCTTCAAGGTGCGGGCGTGCGATCCGAGCGGCAACTGCTCGCCGTACGGCGCTGCGGTGTCGGGCACCACGTCGGAGGGTGGCACCAACCCGCCTGTCGGCAGCCTGCCCGCACATGTGCTCACCGGGTACTGGCAGAACTTCAACAACGGCGCGACCGTGCAGACGATCTCCGACGTACCTGCGGCGTACGACCTGATCGCCGTGGCGTTCGCGGACGCCGACGCATCGCGGCCGGGTGGCATCACGTTCAACCTGGACAGTGCAGGGCTGGGCGGTTACACGGTCGCGCAGTTCAAGGCCGACATCGCGGCGAAGCAGGCGGCCGGCAAGAAGGTCATCCTGTCCATCGGTGGTCAGAACGGCACCATCTCGGTGGCGGACCCGACAGCCGCGGCCAACTTCGCTTCCAGCGCGCTGTCGGTGCTGCGCGAGTACGGGTTCGACGGGATCGACATCGACCTGGAGAACGGCGTCAACTCGCAGTACATGGGTCAGGCATTGCGGAGCCTGCAGAGTCAGTTCGGCAGCGGGCTGGTGATCACCATGGCGCCGCAGACGATCGACATGCAGAGCACGTCGTTCGAGTACTTCAAGCTCGCGCTGGCGATCAAGGACATCCTGACCATCGTCAACGTGCAGTACTACAACTCCGGCTCGATGAACGGCTGCGACGGACAGGTGTACTCGCAGGGCTCGGTGGACTTCATCACCGCTCAGGCCTGCATCATGCTGCAGGGCGGGCTGCGTCCCGACCAGGTCGGTCTGGGACTGCCGGCGTCGTCGCAGGCGGCCGGTAGCGGGTACGTCTCGCCGACGGTCGTCAACAACGCGCTGGACTGTCTCACCAGGGGCACCGGCTGCGGCAACTACCGGCCGAGTTCCCCGTGGCCGTCGCTGCGTGGAGCGATGACCTGGTCGACCAACTGGGACGCGTCGAACGGCAACCAGTTCGCGAACCAGGTCGGCGGCCACGTGCACTCGCTGCCCTGA